The following proteins are encoded in a genomic region of Amblyraja radiata isolate CabotCenter1 chromosome 19, sAmbRad1.1.pri, whole genome shotgun sequence:
- the klhl42 gene encoding kelch-like protein 42: MSSDDTIAISIEDKTYNVSKIKLIEKSDYFRALYQSGMKESEEASIHLHGLSVQGLELVIEYINTAKVDFDNDALEDLVETASFLQVTSILKLLLSEVKVDNCVELYRLSDTYGIDDLMSATLRFMSCHYHPMVRRPEFRHLPNALRRQVMDMRFQGTAVLVVFGDFFSTSLNLTPDEPWSMLKYDEMALRWVPLDSGLPPDMVNVRGYGSTVLNNYLFIVGGYRMTCQEISAAHCYNPCLNQWNQISSMNQKRSNFKLVAVSGRLYAVGGQSLCNVECYNPEMDWWSFVASMPHPLVEFSACECRGMIYVIGGYTARDRNLDILCYCPASDAWTVLESCEVHIRKQQMVSVEDTIYLVGGCLHEKGAGRQASHTEDMLTVQSYNVDTKQWLCLKENTSKSGLNLTSTLHNDGIYIVSKDITLSTSQEHRVFLKYNIFSDKWEAFRGFPPYGQNILLCSLYYTNML; this comes from the exons ATGTCCTCCGACGATACCATCGCCATCTCCATAGAGGACAAGACTTACAATGTCAGCAAGATCAAGCTGATTGAGAAGAGCGACTATTTCCGGGCCCTGTATCAGTCTGGGATGAAGGAATCCGAAGAGGCTTCCATCCATCTACACGGGTTGAGTGTGCAAGGGCTGGAGTTGGTCATTGAATACATCAACACGGCCAAAGTGGACTTTGACAACGATGCATTGGAAGATCTGGTGGAGACCGCATCTTTTCTCCAAGTGACTTCCATATTGAAGCTGCTTCTGTCCGAGGTTAAGGTGGACAATTGTGTGGAGTTGTACAGACTGTCGGACACTTATGGCATTGATGATCTGATGAGTGCCACCCTCCGATTCATGTCTTGCCACTACCATCCCATGGTGAGGAGGCCAGAGTTCAGGCATCTGCCCAACGCCCTGCGTCGGCAGGTGATGGACATGCGTTTCCAAGGGACCGCCGTGTTGGTTGTGTTTGGAGATTTCTTCAGTACCTCCCTGAACCTGACTCCAGATGAGCCCTGGTCCATGCTGAAGTATGATGAGATGGCCCTGAGGTGGGTGCCCCTGGACAGTGGACTCCCCCCCGACATGGTCAACGTCAGAGGCTATGGCTCCACGGTGTTGAACAATTATCTCTTCATCGTGGGTGGATACAGGATGACTTGCCAGGAGATCTCTGCGGCTCATTGCTacaatccctgcctcaaccaatGGAATCAGATTTCATCAATGAATCAAAAAAG ATCAAATTTTAAGCTTGTGGCCGTCAGTGGAAGGCTGTACGCCGTGGgtggccagtccctttgcaatgtcGAGTGCTACAATCCTGAGATGGATTGGTGGAGTTTTGTAGCCTCAATGCCACATCCTCTGGTGGAGTTCTCAGCTTGTGAATGCAGAGGAATGATCTACGTCATAGGTGGATACACGGCACGCG ATAGGAACCTGGACATATTGTGCTACTGCCCAGCATCCGACGCCTGGACTGTGTTAGAATCCTGCGAGGTTCATATCCGCAAACAGCAAATGGTTTCTGTGGAAGATACTATTTACCTGGTGGGAGGCTGCCTCCATGAGAAAGGTGCGGGTAGACAGGCCAGTCACACTGAAGACATGCTCACTGTGCAGTCCTATAATGTCGACACCAAACAGTGGCTTtgcctgaaggaaaacacatcaaAGTCTGGTCTAAACCTAACGTCTACACTCCACAATGATGGGATCTACATCGTGAGCAAAGATATCACGCTGTCAACCAGCCAGGAGCACCGTGTGTTCCTCAAATACAATATATTCTCAGACAAGTGGGAAGCATTTCGAGGTTTTCCGCCATATGGCCAGAACATATTACTTTGCTCTCTCTATTACACTAACATGCTGTAA
- the mansc4 gene encoding MANSC domain-containing protein 4 isoform X2 has protein sequence MVYLINRCKTRLTRRVLPSPRSQVVREESIDTCNVAVFSSVPARGASNCLHLHCPSQQSCIMRRTLDFTLFNVTRGEDADSLVFGGRPDKAGGPGPRLPAGVPHSVDKPRSYHRYVVPPSPQSTLSTSNWVRTGSLALAVRTPLPSPAKPAPVTGSVDIGRGASSSSGRPASELDPEVGTTREDSAHLKSTVATLALGEASSSGGAAGRNQTAMASWHVDLKVLLVPLLMLSVMVVASVCAVVWGVTRCKKKRGSYKPHQLRAAGKYKHRNRYFK, from the exons ATGGTGTATCTGATTAACAGGTGTAAGACAAGGCTCACTAGACGTGTCCTTCCTTCGCCGAGATCACAGGTGGTGCGGGAGGAGTCCATCG ACACCTGTAACGTGGCTGTGTTCAGCTCAGTCCCCGCTCGGGGCGCCTCcaactgcctccacctccactgcCCAAGTCAGCAAAGCTGCATCATGAGGAGAACGCTTGACTTTACACTGTTTAACGTGACCAGAG GAGAGGACGCAGACTCGCTTGTGTTTGGAGGCCGGCCTGACAAAGCAGGAGGACCCGGGCCGAGACTCCCCGCCGGCGTGCCACACTCTGTGGACAAGCCGCGCTCCTACCACAGGTATGTTGTCCCACCTTCACCCCAATCAACTCTCTCCACCTCCAACTGGGTCAGGACCGGCTCGCTCGCACTCGCAGTGAGGACCCCGCTCCCATCTCCAGCCAAGCCGGCGCCCGTCACCGGCTCTGTGGACATTGGCAGAGGGGCAAGCAGTAGCTCAGGTCGACCAGCAAGTGAGCTGGACCCGGAGGTTGGGACAACCCGGGAAGATTCGGCTCATCTCAAGTCGACTGTCGCTACACTCGCTTTGGGAGAAGCCAGCAGCTCTGGAGGGGCCGCGGGCAGGAACCAGACCGCCATGGCATCGTGGCATGTGGACCTGAAGGTGCTTCTGGTGCCGCTACTCATGCTGAGTGTGATGGTCGTGGCTTCCGTGTGCGCTGTGGTTTGGGGGGTTACACGTTGCAAGAAAAAGCGAGGCTCTTATAAACCTCACCAGCTTCGCGCTGCTGGgaaatacaaacatagaaacagataTTTCAAATAG
- the mansc4 gene encoding MANSC domain-containing protein 4 isoform X1 has protein sequence MIPTLMLLMFFPVLQRSMPRCSPAVLYRDCWLSHLPGVLVDLPLSRSRGAQLLNDYRAQSAGHCTRTCCRLPNDTCNVAVFSSVPARGASNCLHLHCPSQQSCIMRRTLDFTLFNVTRGEDADSLVFGGRPDKAGGPGPRLPAGVPHSVDKPRSYHRYVVPPSPQSTLSTSNWVRTGSLALAVRTPLPSPAKPAPVTGSVDIGRGASSSSGRPASELDPEVGTTREDSAHLKSTVATLALGEASSSGGAAGRNQTAMASWHVDLKVLLVPLLMLSVMVVASVCAVVWGVTRCKKKRGSYKPHQLRAAGKYKHRNRYFK, from the exons ATGATTCCCACCTTGATGCTGTTGATGTTCTTCCCGGTCCTGCAGAGGTCGATGCCTCGCTGTTCGCCCGCCGTGTTGTACAGAGACTGTTGGCTGAGCCATTTACCTGGTGTTCTAGTTGACCTACCGCTGTCCAGGAGCAGGGGTGCTCAGTTGCTCAACGACTACCGCGCCCAGAGCGCCGGACACTGCACAAGGACCTGTTGCCGGCTTCCGAACG ACACCTGTAACGTGGCTGTGTTCAGCTCAGTCCCCGCTCGGGGCGCCTCcaactgcctccacctccactgcCCAAGTCAGCAAAGCTGCATCATGAGGAGAACGCTTGACTTTACACTGTTTAACGTGACCAGAG GAGAGGACGCAGACTCGCTTGTGTTTGGAGGCCGGCCTGACAAAGCAGGAGGACCCGGGCCGAGACTCCCCGCCGGCGTGCCACACTCTGTGGACAAGCCGCGCTCCTACCACAGGTATGTTGTCCCACCTTCACCCCAATCAACTCTCTCCACCTCCAACTGGGTCAGGACCGGCTCGCTCGCACTCGCAGTGAGGACCCCGCTCCCATCTCCAGCCAAGCCGGCGCCCGTCACCGGCTCTGTGGACATTGGCAGAGGGGCAAGCAGTAGCTCAGGTCGACCAGCAAGTGAGCTGGACCCGGAGGTTGGGACAACCCGGGAAGATTCGGCTCATCTCAAGTCGACTGTCGCTACACTCGCTTTGGGAGAAGCCAGCAGCTCTGGAGGGGCCGCGGGCAGGAACCAGACCGCCATGGCATCGTGGCATGTGGACCTGAAGGTGCTTCTGGTGCCGCTACTCATGCTGAGTGTGATGGTCGTGGCTTCCGTGTGCGCTGTGGTTTGGGGGGTTACACGTTGCAAGAAAAAGCGAGGCTCTTATAAACCTCACCAGCTTCGCGCTGCTGGgaaatacaaacatagaaacagataTTTCAAATAG